The Chloroflexota bacterium DNA window CCATGTGTCCCCACCGTCGATCGTGCGCCAGACCGCCGCCGCGCCGTCCGGCATGTAGCGCCCGCGGTCAGCGCCGTTGAGCGGGATCGCCCAGACCGTGAGCGGATCGCGCGGATGGGCCGTCATCGCGAAGCCGAACTCGGACGGGAGGCCGGCGGTGATCTCGGCCCAGTGCAGGCCGCCGTCGAGCGAGCGATACACGCCGCAGTGGTTCTGCTGGTAGAGGCGCTCCGGCTCGCCGGCCGCCATGACGAGCTTGTGGACGCACTGCCCGGTCACCGGTCGCGGATCGGGCATGAAATCGGCTCGAACGCCCTCGTTCCGCGGCTCCCAGGAGGCCCCGCCGTCGCGCGTCTCGAACGTGCCGACGGCGGAGATCGCGATCCACATCCGGGCGGGGTCGGTCGGGTGCGGGACGATCGTGTGGCAGATGAGGCCGCCGGCGCCGGGCTGCCAGGTCGAGCGGGTCGGGTGGTTCGTCAGGCCCTCGACGTGCGCCCAGCTCCGGCCGCCGTCCTCGCTCCGGAAGAGCCCGGCCGGACCGACGCCGGCGAAGAGGGAGCCGTGGGCTGCGGTGACGTTCCAGACGGCGGTGATCTTCGGGCCGGCGTCGCCGTAGGTGAGGCCGTCGCTCGACTGCGTCCAGCTCGCGCCGAGGTCGTCGCTGCGGAAGACCGTCGGCCCGTACCACGGGCTGCCGCCGCCGGCATAGAGCGTTCCGGTCGCCGGATCTGCGGAGATGTCCTGGATCGGCCAGCCCTCACACATCGGCCCGTCGATCGTCCATGCCCGCCGATCCCCGTCCGATCGGAGGATGAACGCCCCCTTCTTCGTCCCCACGAGCAGCAGGATCCGGTCCGTCATCGTCGCCTCCTCTCGGTCGTGGCCGACCCCAACGATACCTATCGAAGGCTCCAACGATACAGGGGGTGGAGCTCCGCCCAGCCGCCGTGATCGAGGTCGAAGACATAGCGGCCCTCCATCCAGACTCGGGCGCCGACGGTGGGGAGCAACCCGGCGAGCGGATCCGGATCCGAGGCGCAGGTCGCGATCGC harbors:
- a CDS encoding exo-alpha-sialidase, with translation MTDRILLLVGTKKGAFILRSDGDRRAWTIDGPMCEGWPIQDISADPATGTLYAGGGSPWYGPTVFRSDDLGASWTQSSDGLTYGDAGPKITAVWNVTAAHGSLFAGVGPAGLFRSEDGGRSWAHVEGLTNHPTRSTWQPGAGGLICHTIVPHPTDPARMWIAISAVGTFETRDGGASWEPRNEGVRADFMPDPRPVTGQCVHKLVMAAGEPERLYQQNHCGVYRSLDGGLHWAEITAGLPSEFGFAMTAHPRDPLTVWAIPLNGADRGRYMPDGAAAVWRTIDGGDTWLRGDAGLPQRDAYLGVLREAMAHDELEPVGVYFGTSTGQLCGSADAGASWTPIATSLPPIWSVEAIRVEA